One genomic region from Amaranthus tricolor cultivar Red isolate AtriRed21 chromosome 12, ASM2621246v1, whole genome shotgun sequence encodes:
- the LOC130797024 gene encoding uncharacterized protein LOC130797024 — protein sequence MDEKVAKWIIEFLLRKPIIDERIIDGVLSCLPFSINDYRLKKTLLLRKIDSETTNGSVSEKLLELLETVEELDHREGKTASDKLKGAYCAVAVDCTLRFLEEIVEENGKYFEAVEKIWRNRVCHMEGLASDESNHWLQDIEAAIWNSELREKILKRNTRNEALKAVRGYLKEAWKSMGPAFLELVAAKVGDELEKLLCDAVVSSGNPCRELVAFQGMQKGQSLVRLKHMAVKTCRTMDDKLPICTMDKCQAHQCSSSASDLQPDACQAACAPSVTKVTDNSNDVKAAANGFNPDIHSSEVTRVQECNSFVNDLQPDACDAARAPSVTKVIDNSNDVKTAEYGTNPVMHSPGVTRVHECSSSVSDLQHVASQAARAPDVTKVTDNSNDVKAAENRTNPVIHSPEVTRVQEALRLSARELRAAVTDPLPEAVEMAKSVCSNAGTHNHEAVVGNQKGAEACIVPEVGRAQQAHETSSTEVHPTGKNPSADASQRIEKVSSKTATNNVNNDAMLANQTQPGSHAPRGSTEKTPEKVDKDDLVDEIEDSDTNSRKQLRKRKRNLMEPNSTSHTMEWDDSNDNERREFRVRLPASTSRSKVSPLNLYVEKKFVVRRVRKRWTPQEEDALREGVKRFGRSWKNILECYRVVFEDRTDIDLKDKWRNMTR from the exons ATGGACGAAAAAGTTGCAAAATGGATTATAGAATTCCTTCTGCGAAAACCAATCATCGACGAGAGGATTATCGATGGCGTACTCTCATGTCTTCCTTTTTCCATCAATGATTACCGGTTAAAGAAAACGCTTCTTTTGCGAAAAATTGATTCGGAAACTACGAATGGTTCCGTATCCGAGAAGCTTCTCGAATTACTTGAAACAGTTGAGGAATTGGATCATAGAGAGGGGAAAACAGCGTCGGATAAATTGAAAGGTGCGTATTGTGCGGTTGCTGTGGATTGTACTTTGAGATTTTTGGAGGAAATTGTGGAAGAGAATGGTAAGTATTTTGAAGCAGTGGAAAAAATTTGGAGAAATAGAGTTTGTCATATGGAAGGTTTGGCTTCAGATGAGTCGAATCATTGGTTGCAAGATATCGAAGCTGCGATTTGGAATTCCGAACTTCGTGAAAAGATTTTGAAGAGGAATACTAGGAACGAAGCTTTGAAAGCTGTTAGAGGTTACTTGAAGGAGGCTTGGAAGAGTATGGGACCTGCATTTCTTGAATTGGTGGCTGCAAAGGTTGGAGACGAGTTGGAAAAGCTTCTTTGTGATGCTGTTGTCAGTTCGGGTAACCCTTGCCGTGAATTGGTTGCTTTTCAAG GAATGCAAAAGGGTCAGTCTTTAGTTAGGCTAAAACATATGGCAGTGAAGACCTGTCGCACAATGGACGATAAGCTCCCGATCTGCACAATGGACAAATGCCAAGCTCATCAATGTAGTTCCTCTGCAAGTGATCTGCAACCTGATGCTTGTCAAGCAGCTTGTGCACCTTCTGTTACAAAGGTGACAGACAACTCCAATGACGTGAAAGCGGCAGCAAACGGGTTTAATCCTGATATACATTCATCTGAAGTAACCAGAGTGCAAGAATGTAATTCCTTTGTGAATGATCTGCAACCTGATGCTTGTGATGCAGCTCGTGCACCTTCTGTCACAAAGGTGATAGATAACTCCAATGATGTGAAAACGGCAGAATACGGGACTAATCCTGTTATGCATTCACCTGGAGTAACGAGAGTACATGAATGTAGTTCCTCTGTCAGTGATCTGCAACATGTTGCAAGTCAAGCAGCTCGTGCACCTGATGTTACAAAGGTGACAGACAACTCCAATGATGTGAAAGCTGCAGAAAACAGGACTAATCCTGTTATACATTCACCTGAAGTAACCAGAGTGCAAGAAGCACTTAGATTGAGTGCCAGGGAGCTGCGTGCAGCTGTCACAGATCCTCTCCCAGAAGCAGTTGAAATGGCCAAGAGTGTGTGTTCTAATGCGGGGACACACAACCATGAGGCTGTTGTAGGAAACCAGAAAGGAGCAGAGGCATGTATTGTCCCTGAAGTGGGCAGGGCGCAGCAAGCACATGAAACTAGTTCCACGGAAGTGCATCCTACTGGGAAGAACCCTAGTGCGGATGCTTCTCAGAGAATTGAGAAGGTGTCATCTAAAACAGCAACAAACAATGTGAATAATGATGCTATGTTAGCAAACCAGACACAACCAGGAAGCCATGCACCTAGAGGGTCCACTGAGAAAACCCCTGAAAAGGTAGATAAAGATGACCTCGTGGATGAGATCGAAGACAGTGATACTAACTCTCGAAAGCAACTGCGTAAACGCAAGCGTAATCTCATGGAGCCCAATAGCACTAGTCATACTATGGAGTGGGATGATTCAAATGATAACGAGCGCAGAGAATTCCGTGTTCGCTTACCTGCCTCTACTTCGAGGAGTAAGGTATCACCTTTAAATCTGtatgtagaaaaaaaatttgttgttaGGAGAGTGAGGAAGAGATGGACTCCACAAGAAGAAGATGCATTGAGGGAAGGTGTGAAGAGGTTTGGCAGAAGTTGGAAAAATATTTTGGAATGTTACAGGGTAGTATTTGAAGACAGGACAGATATAGACTTAAAAGATAAGTGGCGAAACATGACTAGATAA
- the LOC130797025 gene encoding 60S ribosomal protein L38, with protein MPKQIHEIKDFLLTARRKDARSIKIKRSKDVVKFKVRCSKYLYTLCVFDSEKADKLKQSLPPGLSVQDL; from the exons ATG CCGAAGCAGATTCATGAGATCAAGGACTTCCTTCTCACCGCCAGAAGGAAGGATGCTAGGTCTATCAAAATCAAGAGGAGCAAGGATGTCGTAAAGTTTAAGGTCCGCTGCTCGAAATACCTTTACACCCTATGTGTGTTCGATTCCGAGAAGGCTGACAAGTTGAAGCAATCTCTTCCCCCAGGTTTGAGTGTCCAAGATCTGTAG